The segment AGTTCTGGGACAGGTCCGACACGCGGGCCATTCTGGCGCGGATTCCGAGCAGCGGGCTCTCGCTGCAAGCCGACTTCGGCCTGCCGGTACTCGGAGTTCGCTACCGCAATTTTGCCTTCAATGCGGAGGCTCTGGCGACGGTGCACGCCAATGTTCCCAAGTGCGTGGCGGAGATCGCGCTGGTGGGAAGTAAACTGGGAAAGAACTACTCGCTGAATGATCTGATCGGCGAGTCTCTGGCCCTGAGTGATGTCTCGCTCAGCTATGGGCGGATCATTCCGCAGGATTATCTGCCACAGTTGTCGGCGGGATTGGCCTTCCATTACTATCAGGGATTTGCCTACACAGACACACGGCAGTCGACGGCGGGCTTTGTAGTCACTGACCATCTGATTCAGGGCAACGGCAGTTTCCAGAATGTGCTGGCAACCGATGGACGGGGCTTCGGCGCAGATTTGGGTGTGGCGGCGAAGCTCTCCGAAGACGGGCGGTGGAAAGCCGCGCTGGCGGTGCAGCGGATCGGCGCCACGATGAGCTGGAATGTGAAGGAAACCGAAACGGCGCACATGCGGACCAGCATGGCGGGGCTCGATTTCGATTCACTGGATAACAAGGAGTATACGGACCGGGCCTTTGCCAGCGAAGATACAACGATCAAGGGTGGCACGGCAAAACTGCATCTGCCGCTGACGCTCCGGGCTTCGGGTTCCTACCAGCTTTTCCCGAACCTGAGTGTAGCGGGAATTGTGAACGCGCTGACGACAAGCAGTCCATTAGGTCCAGCGGGTATTGAAGCGGGCGCGGCGACCTCCTACTCCCCACTCCGCTGGGCGGCGATTGAAGGCGGCATGTTGTTCGGTGGGCCGCACAGCAGTCTGTTTTCATTCGGTACAGGATTGCGGTTCCGCTATTACGAGCTGGATTTGAACTTCTCTTCGGCGGGCGGGATGTTCACGTCGGCGCACGGCGTGGGAGCATCATTCTCGCAGAGGTTCTATTTCTGAGAGCGGTTTGAAGCGTGCGAGGCTAAGGATACCCGGCGCGACGACCGGAAAACACATTGACGGCAAAGCGCCGCCGCAGACACCATTATGGTTGTTTGCGGCGGCGTCTGTTTTTCGGGGACGGAATAGGGGGACTGTTTTTCGTCCACACCCGGAGGGTGTGGGGTAGGAGTTTTTGTTCGGGCTGCTCCACCCAACATCCCGCTTGGATCTCGACAGATGAGACTCGCGTATACTCACTGTATCCTCTGACCGGCACAGTGCGTCCTTGTGCAGATATTCACAATATCTCAGAGTCAACAAAAACACCTTTGAGACCACTGGAAGGCGGTTGACAATTCAGAGGTTTCTTAGTATATTATCCGAGCAATCCTGACAACCTCTGTCAGATTATAAAGTTTTAACCCATCAGAAATTAGCGGTTTGAAAGTAGAGCCTATGCCTTCCGGGAAGCGGGTGCGGGAAGTCCGCATTGGGTCTGTGACGATTGGCGGCGATCATCCGGTAGCGGTGCAGTCGATGACGCTGACCGACACGCGGGATGTTCAGGCCACTGTGGCGCAGATTCTCCGGCTGGAAGAGGCGGGCTGCGAGATCGCGCGGGTGGCCGTTCCCGATGACGAAGCCGCCGCTGCGCTGGGGGCGATTAAGAAGCAGATTCACATTCCGCTTGTTGCCGATATTCACTTCCATTACAAGCTGGCCTTGAAGGCGATTGACGCCGGTGTGGACAAGATCCGCATCAATCCGGGCAACCTGGGCGGTGAGGACCGCGCCAAAGTGGTGACGCGCGCTGCGCGGGAAGCGGGGATTCCCATGCGGGTGGGCGTGAACAGCGGCTCTTTAGAACGGGATCTGATCGACAAGTACGGCGGGCCGACACCGCAGGGGATGGTGGAATCGGCGCTGCGGCATATTCGTTTTCTGGAAGATGAAGGCTTTTTCAATATTGTGCTGTCGCTGAAGGCGTCGAATGTGCCGCGCATGATTGAAGCCTACACGCTGATGCGCGCGGCCTGCGATTATCCGCTGCATCTGGGTGTAACCGAAGCGGGGCCGCCGTCGGTGGGGACGATCAAGTCGGCCATCGGCATCGGGTATCTTTTGCAGAACGGCATCGGCGAAACATTGCGGGTATCGTTGACCGCCGATCCGGTGGAAGAGGTGCGCGTGGGCTGGGAGATTTTGAAATCGCTGGGGCTGCGGACACGCGGACCGATGCTGGTGAGCTGTCCGATGTGCGGGCGCTGCGAAGTGGACCTGGTGGAACTGGCGACCAAGGTGGAGAAGGCGATTGCCCATCTGAAGAAGCCGCTGCACATTGCGGTGATGGGCTGTGTGGTCAACGGTCCCGGCGAAGCGCGCGAAGCGGACCTGGCGGTGGTGGGCGGCAAGCACAAGGGGATGCTGCTGAAGAGCGGCAAGATTATCGCCACGCTGCCGGAAGATGAATTGATTGCCGCGCTGCTGCTTGAGGCGGATAAGTTTGATGTGAGCGACCGTCCGGCGGGGACGGCGCGGATTGTCGCGGGGGCATAAGGCGCACTCTGCATCCGGCCTTTAACGGCCTGCGTTTATCGGATCCTTACTACACTGCAACACTACCTGCGGCGTGTGCCCGAAGCACACGGTACCTGTTTCTTCACAGACTGCAAACAGAAACGCGGTGTTATCACGAGGAGGCTGATTTATGGCAGGGAACGAGAAGGACAATCTCAAGCAGTTGAAGGACGTGTATGACGGCTTCAACAAGGGCGACCTGGAACGCATGCGCATGACGCTGACGGACAACGCAACGCTGTATTTGGCCGCCATGGACCAGACGTTGAAGGGACCCAGCACGATTATCGACTATTTCCGCCAGTACAAGCAGGCCTTTGATGCTACGATCTCTCCCACGCGGCAGGTTGCGTGTGCGGATCTTGTGCTGAGCGAGTTCGTCGGCAAGGGCATCCACCAGGGGGTGTTCCACAGCCCGAGTGGCGATATTCCGCCGACAGGCAAGACGATTACGATCCCGGTGTGCCACATTTTGCAGTGGAAGGATGGCAAGATTGTGGACATCCACGAGTATTTCGACGCCGCCACGCTGATGTCCCAGTTGGGGATCGGCCTGACGCAAGAGCATCACACCTACTGATTTTCAGGCGCGTCCCGCGGCAGTTACCGCGGGCGCGCGGCACCTTATTTACCGGCGATATGCCTATCCGGCCTGAGTGCACACTGTAATCATGAGGAGATGGATGATGGCAACGGCAGAGAACAAAGACAATGCCAAGCTGGCAAAAGAAGGCTACGACCTCTTTACCAAGGGCGACCTGAACAAGCTGGCACAGCACTTCTCGGACAACGCGACGATGACCTCCATGTCCACGGGAGAGGTGATGAAGGGCCGCAACAATGTGATCGGCTTCATCGGCAACTTCCGCACGGCTTTTCCCGACATGACGCTCGACGTGAAGCGGCAGATAGCCTGCGCCGACGAGGTGGTGACGGAATTCGTCGCCAAGGGAACCCACAAGGGCGTGTTCATGACTCCCAACGGCGACATCCCGCCGACGGGCCGCAAAGTGGAAGTGCCGCTGTGCGAAATTCTCAAGGTCAAGGATGGATTGTTCACGGATTCGCATCTCTATTTCGACACCCTGTCGCTGATGACACAACTGGGTGTGATCAACCTGTCCGAAGAGCGCCACGCGCTCTGAAGGGGCATGACCGGCCTGAAGCGCCGACTGACCGCGCTCCATGCCAGCACATCCTTCGCTCGCGATCAGGCTGATTAACCGAAATATGAGGATATCTATTCATGCCAGCTCACGTCGAAACCGATAACGTCGCCATTTCGAAGGACATTTATGCCATCATCAGCAAGGGCGACCTGAATCAACTGACGAATCTATATGCGCAGAACAGTGTGATGGTGAATATGCCGTGGAATACGACCTTCCGCGGGCGCGACAATGTTTTGAATTACATCCGGATCCTGCGGACCGCTTTTCCGGACATGAAGGTGACCTTAACCCATCAGACGGCGCAGGATGACACGGTGGTGAATGAGTGGCTGCTTAAGGGCACGCATAAGGGCGTGCTCAAGTCCCCGACCGGCGATATCGCGCCGACCAACCGTTCTGTCGAGATCCCCGGCGTGTCCATCTTCGAGATGGAGGATGGGCAGGTGGTGAATATCCGCCAGTACTGGGACATCAACAGTCTGCTGAGGCAGATCGGGCTGGTGTCCTGAGAGGCCGCAGGGCTGCTTAGCAAAACGGCGGCCGCCGCGACTGGATATCGCCTGGTATGGCCGCTTAGGAAGAATCCAACGGGCTTTGCCCGTTGACGATAGTCGAAGAATCGTTCCACCCGCAAATCTCATTTCCGAGAAGGAGAAGTCTCCATGCGTTCTTTCAATCGAATGTTCACCGTCCTGAGCCTCGTACTCGCCCTTGCCGTGTTCGCCGGCGCGCAGACCAAGGAAAAGGCCAAGACTCCGCCCGCCGGCCAGCCCGATATGGCGGCGATGATGGCCGCGATGAAGCCCGGTCCGCAGCATGACGTGCTGAAAATGATGGCAGGCGACTGGGCGATCACCGGTCAATTCTGGATGGATCCGAAGGGCGATCCGATGACGATGAAACCCGGCACGGCGCACAACGAGATGATACTGGACGGACGCTATCTGCAATTCGTGCATCACGGCGAGATGATGGGCATGCCTTATGAAGGCCGCGGCCTGATGGGCTATGACAATTTCAAGAAGGTCTATCAGATGACGTGGATAGACAACATGGGCACGACCATCAGCACGGCCGCCGGGACGGCGGACGCCTCGGGCAAGGTCATTAGTCTGCTGGGCAAGATGGACGATCCTTCTACGGGAAAGAAGGACGAGGACGTGAAGTACGTTTACACGATCAAGGACGACAAGAGCGTGGAGTTCGCCATGTTCCTTGTCACCGGTCCCAAGGACGCCACTAAGATCATGGAAATGATGTACTCCAAGAAGTAGAAATTATCCCGACGCAGCGGGAGGAATAACGCCTCCCGCTGCGCGCGGCAGCTTACAGAACCGGACACGAATCCTAAGGACGGCATGAGTATTAATCCTATCAACCTTCCCGGCGCGGATGCGATCACCGATACCGACCGGACCATGGCGGAAAACGTGAGTAAGATGCTGGCCTCTTTGCAGCCGATTTTTCAGCGCGAAGGCGGCACGGTGAGACTGATTTCCGTGCGCGGCGGTGTGGCACACGTGGAGTTTTCCAGCGAGTCCTGCGACGGCTGCGGCGGCGGAATGGCAGGAATGGAAGGCGGCCTGCGGCTAATGTTGATCGAGCGCGTACCGGGCCTTTCGGAAGTGGTGTTCGAGTAACCGGATGCCCACCTCCCGTACCCTGGACCGGATCTGGCTGTTTTTCGCGTCGGTGAAGGTGACGATTGTGCTGCTGGTGCTGCTGGCGATTGTGATGTCCGTGGGCACCTACGTGGAGACGGCTTATTCCAATGGCGCGGCGCGGGTGCTGGTGTACCGTACGTGGTGGTTCGACGGGCTGGTGGCGTTGCTGGCGCTGAACCTGATTGGCTGCACGCTGCGGCGAGCGCCGTACAAGCCGCACCAGGCGGGATGGATCACAACGCACATTGCGCTGCTGCTGATCATGGCGGCCTCGGTGATTACGCACCGCTTCGGACTGCATGGACAGATGATGATTCCCGAAGGGGACGCGGCCAATGTATATGCCCTCGAGCAGATCGACCGGAAGACGCTGGAGATCGTCAACGGCGAGACACGGCAGTTGCCGTTTTCGCTGCAACTGAAGAAGTTCGACCAGCTCAAATATCCGGGAACGGAGATGACGCGGATGTTCCGCTCGCGGGTGGATGTGTGGGATCCGGCACGCACTGACACGGTGCATTATGACATCGTGCTCAATCATCCGTTAGTGTACGACGGCTACAAGATCAGCCAGGCGTCGTTTGTGGATCTGCCCGATGGACGCCGGGCGACGGTGCTGGGGATTGCCACCGATCCGGGAATTATTCTGATGTATTTCGGCGGCGGGCTGCTGGTGCTGGGCATGGCAGGCATTTTCTATTTGAAACCTTATCTGAAGCGCAGATTTCCGCCCAACGCGGCGCGGCCACAGGCACCCCAGCGGGAGACCGCCGCATCTTCGCCCGACGCCTCAAACATATGAGCAGTTCCTTGAACCGATATTTTGCGATTATTCTTGGGTTTATTTTTGCGGCAGCCGCCTATGGCGAGTCATCGACTCCGGCGGAATTGAAGGGGTTTGACTGGAATCTGGCCGGGCAAATTGCGGTGCAGGCCAATGGCCGCATTAAGCCGCTGGATTCCTTCGCGCGGGAAACGGTCAGCGCGATTTGCGGCAAGGCCTCCTATGAGGGACAGCATCCGGTGGAGACGTATTTCCGCTGGATGTCGGACGGGGATTACTGGCACGGCCAGCCGCTGCTGTATTTGCCCAAGGGCAAGCTGCGCAGCGAACTCAAGCTCGAGGATCATACGGGGAGCCGCTTTTCCTTTGCGGAAATGCAGGACGCGCGCGAGCTGATGACGCTGGCGATGGCGGGAGAGGACGCGCGAGCGGCGGGCGGAAAGGCGTCGTTTGTGCAGACCAAGGCGGCGGAATTTCTCGATCACATGAACGTGCTGAGCGGCGTGTTTACGCACGAGGCTCCGCTGTTTGTTCCGGCGGCGGCGTCGGCAGACGGAGAGAACACGTGGCGCTCCATGCCCGGTGTGGTGGCGATGTTCAGCGATTCGGCGCTGCTGGATTCCAATTCAAAGACGGTATCGGACACGCTGCAAACACTGACCCTGGCGTGGGCGGGACTGTACAACTCGGTGCGGGAGAACCGTGGGGACATCTTCAACATTTCGGCCAGGATGTTTGCCGAGGTGCAGCAGAAGATGCTGCCGCAGCCGGTGGTGTTCAGCAAGCTGGCGTGGGAGTATTGGTACAACCGGTTGAAACCGTTCTGGTGGGCGCGGCTGCTGCTGGCGCTGGGTTTTGCGGGTTTCTTGTTCAGTCTGCGGCAGGGGTATGAGCGCTTCAAGACGGCGGGGCTGATGGGGCTGGCGGCGGGATTTGTGCTGTACACCGCCGGAATGGCGATGCGGGCGTATGTGTCGGGCCGCGCACCGTGGACCAACATGTACGAATCGCTGCTGGCCATTGGCTGGGCGGTGGTGCTGATTTCGATGCTTTATGAATTGGCGAAGCGCGAGCGGATCTTCGGCATGGTGGGTGGGATTCTGGGCGCGGTGATTTTGACGATTGCCCAGGCAGCGGCGCTGGATCGCGGCATTAACGTGCTGGTGCCGGCGCTGCAAAGTTACTGGTTGAACTACCATGTGATTATCACACTCTCGGGCTATGCCTGTTTTGCGATTGCGATGGGCATCGGTCATGGCGTGCTGATCAGCGGTGTGAGATCGAAGGGTGAAGTAACACCGTCGCTGTCCAAGTTGACGAAGGCGAATTTGCGGATTATTCAGGTCGGCACATTGCTTTTGGTGACGGGAATTCTGCTGGGCGCGGTGTGGGCCAATGTGAGCTGGGGGCGGTTCTGGGGTTGGGATCCGAAGGAGACGTGGGCGCTGATCTGCTGGTTTGTCTACATTGCGCTGCTGCACGGGCGGAGCGCGGGCTGGCTGGGCTGGCGGGGACTGGCGGCGTATTCGGTGGGCGCGTTTCCGATTGTGATCATGACCTATTACGGCGTGAACTATTATCTTTCCGGACTGCACAGTTACGGCGCGGGGACGGCTCCCGGCGTGCCGTGGCAGATTCTGGCGTACATGGTTGTGGAAGGAGCGTTTCTGTTCTGGGCGCTCGGCCAACTGCGCGGCAAAGTACCCGTTCGCGCCAAGAAGACCCGGCCCGTTGTGGCGGACGAGGTCACGGGGCTGAATACCAAGTCAACTGAGGTTTCATCGTGAACCCCACGAAACCCGTTCCATCGGATTCGACAGTCCTTCTGCCGGTACTGCCCCGGGTATTGTGCCCGGCGGACCTGCGCAGTCTCAGCATGGAAGAGTTGGAATTGCTCTGCACGGAACTGCGCAAGGAATTGTGGGATACCATTACGGCGGTGGGCGGCCATCTGGCGGCGTCGCTGGGCGTGGTGGAACTGACCGTGGCGTTGCATTCGGTGTACAACACTCCGGTGGACAAACTGGTGTGGGACGTGGGGCATCAGGGGTATATTCACAAGATTTTGACGGGTCGCCGCGAGCGGCTGAATACTATTCGCCAGCATCACGGGCTTTCGGGATTTTTGAAGCCGGGCGAAAGCGAATACGATACGTTTGGCGCGGGACATGCGTCGACCTCCATCAGCGCGGCCTACGGCATGGCGGTGGCGCGCGACATGAAGGGCGAAGATCACAGCGTGGTGGCGATCATCGGCGACGGCGGCATCACCGGCGGTCTGGCCTATGAAGCCTTGAATAACGCGGGATGTTCGGGACGGGACATTACCGTGGTGCTGAACGACAACGGCATGTCCATCTCGCCGAATGTGGGATCGGTGAAGTATTTTCTGGCGAAGATGGAAACCAACCCGCGGTTGTCGAAGCTCAAGGATGAGCTGTGGCTGATGATGGGCAACGCACCGATTGGCTCGAGCGCCATGCGGCGGCTGGCGCACAAGGCGGAGCGCGCACTCAAGCAGGCGGTCGCGCCGGGGATGCTGTTCGAGGAATTCGGATTTCAGTATTTCGGACCGTTCGACGGGCACAATCTGCGCGAACTGGTGGAGATCTTCTCCAACGTCAAGACCGCGCACAAGCATCCGGCGATTGTGCACGTGCTGACCACCAAGGGCAAGGGCTACGAGGTGGCCGAAGCGGATCCCGTGAAGTACCACGGAGTGAAGGGCATTCCGGTGCCGGTGAAGGTGGAACCCAAACCCGCGCCATCGGTGCAGGCGCCGACGCTGCCGTACACGGACGTGTTCGGGGAAGCGATGATTCAGGAGACCGAGCGGCGCAGCGACGTGGTGGTGATTACCGCCGCGATGAAAGAGGGCACGGGACTGGTCAAGTACAGCGCGGCATTTCCCGATCATTTCTTTGACGTGGGCATCGCCGAAGGCCATGCCGTGACCTTTGCGGCGGGAATGGCCGCGTCGGGGATGAAACCAGTGGCGGCGATTTATTCGACATTTTTGCAGCGGGCCTACGATCATATTCTGCATGACTGCGCGATTCAGAATCTGCCGGTGCTGTTCTGCCTGGACCGCGCGGGACTGGTGGGAGAGGACGGACCGACGCATCACGGGTGCTTTGATCTTTCCTACCTGTCCTCGATTCCCGGGATGGTGGTGAGCGCGCCGCGGTCGGGACAGGAATTGCGCAATCTGATCCGCACGGGATTGGAATACAAGGACGGCCCGTTTGCGGTGCGGTATCCGCGCGACAAGGCTCCCGATGTGATCGACTGGACGTCTGAGCCGGACGTGTTGCCCATCGGCAAGTGGGAAGTGTTGCGCGAAGGGCGTAAGCTGGCCGTACTGGCGGTAGGAACGATGGTGGAAACGGCGCGGCGGGCGATTGCGTCCGAAGAGATGGCTGTAACGCTGGTGAACTGCCGCTTTGTCAAACCGATGGATGAAGAGATGCTGCGCACGATCATGGCATCGCACGAGCAGATTCTGACCATTGAAGAGGGTACGGTGATCGGCGGATTCGGGTCGAGCGTGGCGCTGTACATGCAGGAGCACGGCTGCACCAACGGTTTTGCGGCGCTGCATCTGCCGGATGAATTTGTGGAGCACGGTGCGCGGGATACGCTGCTGGAAACCTGCGGGCTGACCGACCGGCAGCTTGCCGAAGCCATCGGCACATTGCTGCGCGGCGAGCCGCTGGTCAACACGGCGGCGATTCTGGCGGCGACGGCGCGGAAGATGCATGGCGGGGGAACGAAGTGAAGGTGTTGATTGATCCCCGCGCGGGATTCTGCGGCGGAGTACGCCGCGTGGTAAAGATGGCCGAGCAGCAGATTGCCGAAACGGGCGAGCCGCTGGTGAGCCTCGGCGACGTGATCCATAACGAAGTGGAGATCGGGCGGCTGAAGGAACTGGGGCTGTCCGGCACCAGCCACGACGTGCTGGAAGGATCATCCAACGGGACGAAGAAGCTGCTGATCCGCGCGCATGGCGAGCCGCCGGAGACTTATGACAAGGCGCAGAAGCTGGGGATCGAAATTATCGACGGCACCTGCCCGGTGGTGACACGCTCGCAGACGATTGCGCGGACGCATTATCTGGCGGGCGAGCAGGTGGTGATTGTGGGCAAGCCGCATCATCCCGAGACTATCGGCATCATCGGCCACTGCGACCATCAGGCGCAGGTGGTCTATGCGAAGAGCGACGTCGAGCAGCTTGATCCTTCCCGCAAGACCTTTGTGCTGGCGCAGACCACGGTAGCGCGTCCGTGGTTTCAGGAGCGGATCGACTGGATCAAGGAACGCTGCGCGAGCGTTGAGGTGCAGGTGGAGAATACACTGTGCCGGTTTGTGGTGGGGCGCGACCGGGACTTGGAGAAGTTTGCCGCCGAGGTGAATGTGCTGATCATGGTGGGCGGCACCAAGAGTTCGAACACCAAAGTTTTGTATGACGTCTGCCGCAAGGTGAACCCGAGATCGTATCTGGTGGTCACCGAGGCGGAGATCGACGTCGGGTGGTTCCGGAGCGAGGATGTGATCGGTGTGACCGGTTCGGCGTCCACCCCGCACTGGCTGTTGGAACACGTGCGGGATTTCATCGCCGAAAAGACCGGCGCTTTGTTGGGCTGACACGGATGAATGGAGTAGTTTGCGGCGCGCGGGGTAAGAACACCTTGCGTGGCGAGGCAGAAAGTAACGAAGAACATGGCTATTGTTGAGAGGGATTCCGTTCCACAGACGGAACGGAATGACCATACGGAAACGGCGCCGCGCAAGCCGGAATGGCTGAAGGTGCGGATGTCCTCGGATGCCTCGTATCACGAGGTGCGCACATTGATGGAAGGCTCGCAGCTTAATACGGTCTGCGAGGAGGCCCGCTGCCCCAACCGGGGGGAATGCTGGAGCCGGGGAACGGCGACGATTATGATTATGGGCGACACCTGCACGCGGTCCTGCGGGTTCTGCAACGTGAAAACGGGCAGGCCGCTGCCGCTGGATCCGGGTGAGCCGCGACGGGTGGCAGAAGCGATCCGGACTCTCAAGCTGAAGTACGCGGTGATCACATCGGTGGACCGCGACGAACTGGCCGATGGCGGCGCGGGGCACTTCGCCGAAACGATTCGCGTTGTTCATGAGTTGAATCCACAGTGCAAAGTGGAAGTGCTGACGCCGGACTTCAAGGGCAGCGAGTCCAGCTTGAAGCTGGTGTGCGAGGCTAAACCCGAAGTGTTCGCGCATAATATGGAGACGGTGTCACGGCTGCACGTGACGGTCAGGCCGCAGGCCAAGTACTGGCGCAGCTTGCAGGTTTTGGGGCGCGCGCGGAAGCTGGGCATGACGGTAAAATCCGGCATCATGGTGGGTCTTGGTGAGACCAAAGACGAAGTGGTGCAGGTGATGCGGGACGTGGCGGACGCGGGGGGCGAACTGTTTACGATTGGACAGTATTTGCAGCCGTCTCCGAAGCATCTGCCGGTGTTGGAGTTTATTCATCCGGACGTCTATCTTGAATATAAGCATCTGGGGGAATCCGTCGGATTAAGGCACGTGCAGGCGGGCGCGATGGTGCGCAGCTCGTACCGTGCGGAAACACAGCAAGCGATCTTGAGGAGTAGTAATTTATGATTACATTGACGGCGACCGCGACAGCCAAAGTGCGCGAAATTATGACGAAGGAATCGAAATCCGATTGGAAGCTGCGGATGGGTGTGCGCGGCGGCGGCTGCAGCGGCATGAAGTATGTCCTGGGGTTTGATTCGGAGAGCCGCGAGGAAGACCAGGAGTTCACGCAGGACGGCATCACGCTGGTGTGCGACACGCGGAGCTATCTCTATCTGAACGGTACGGAGATAGATTTTGAGGATGGGCTGAACGGTTCGGGATTTGTGTTTCGCAATCCCAACGCCGCGAAGAGCTGCGGCTGCGGCCAGAGTTTCTCCGGCTAAGCCAACCCGCCTGCCATTGTGATGGTAGATATTCCGCAAGCGGGTCTCTCTTCGGAGGATCCGCTTTGTTTTATGCGTAGATACGGAACTCTAACGCCATGACACCAATTAAAAGAATAACGGTTGATGTCACACCGGAGAATGTCTGGTTTGTCGAACGGTATCTGAACGTGTTCGACTTTGCGGATATTTTTCCGGAAGATGCCTTCTCCATCGGCAGCGGCAAAGGGAATCCGGTCACTTTGCATACTGACCTTGGATTTGACATCGTGACGGATATTGACCAGACCAAGATGCAGATCCGCAATCGCTCGCGGTTTCACGGCTGGATGCGCTGGACAGGCGAGAAGGCGTTGCGCGTGGGCGACCGGATTGTCATCGAGAAGTTGGGCGAGAGGGACTATTCCCTCCAGTTTGAGAGTAGTAGTAATGGCAATTAATGGCTGAAGACCGGAGATATGAGACGTGAAGATGGAGAATCGACTACAGAGCCGCACAACGGACCTGACCCCAGGGCCTTTGCCCGCAGAGCACATTGCCGCCAATCTGCTGCGATTTCCGCTTGAAGACATGCTGGGTCCGGGAATGGTGCGGGAAAAGGATTTCCGCACCAAGCTGAAGGGCATCGATTGGGAGGCCTACCGTGGCCGCCCGGTGCTGGTGCCGTGGATTCATAACCAGGAAATCCCGGTTTGGGTTTATTTGATGGTGGTGGCGCGGTTGTCGGGAGTGGCGTCGGTGCTATCCTTCGGAGAGGCATGCAGCCCCACAGTTTTGCTTAAAAACCGTCCCAGTTGAAGGGGTTTTTAAGCTGGTTAATTTAATGCAACTTGACAATTTGCGGGTAAACACGTATATTTCGATTGCTGTACCATATGACGGAAGATGGATAAAGATCCGCCTATAGTGAGTAAGAGCAACATTTCTCTAAGGATAGATCAAGATGACGCCCGGCGGAGGCAGTTTCTGGGATCTGGTGCAGGTCGCCTCTCCCTTTGCAAAGTTTATTCTGGCCGTTTTGGCCGTGATGTCGGTGGTTTCCTGGACCATCATCATTGACAAATTCCTGTTGATCGCGCGGGTGCGTTCGGCCAACAAAGGCATGGCGCGTTACCGGTGGTCAACCTTTGATCCGCGGGCGCTCAGCAGTGAAGCGCGGCGCTATCCGCAGTCGTTTATGTCGCGCGCGTACATGTTTGTCCACCGGGACATCATCGAGCGCGGCGGCGAGGGGGCGATGGATGGGGAATTGATCGGCCGGGAGTTTGCCCGCTCGGTGGCGGAAGAACTCAACCGCGCCGAGCGGTTTCTGCCGTTTTTGGCCACATGCAGTTCGGCGGGTCCGTTTCTGGGGCTGCTGGGCACGGTGTGGGGAATTATCACCGCCTTTCAGCGGATCGGCGTGTGGGGCAGCGCCAACATCGCGGTAGTGGCACCGGGTATTGCCGAGGCGCTGATTGCCACGGCGGTGGGCCTGTTTTCGGCTATTCCCGCGCTGGTGGCGTACAATTTCTTTTCGAACTGGCTGCGCAAGGAAGCGGAGCGCGCCGAAGAGTTCGGCAGTGATCTGGCCTTTGCGGTGGATCGCTATGCGAAGGGCAAGCAGTCCGCCGGTTCGCGGGTGATCCCATGATTCCGCGTCCCAAGGTCAAGATTCCTTATCGTCCGATTCCGGACATCAACGTGACGTCCCTCGTGGACATCACGATGGTGCTGCTGATTGTGTTCATGGTGGCGGCGCCGATCATGAAGAGTTCGCTGGATATCGCCGTGCCGC is part of the bacterium genome and harbors:
- the ccsA gene encoding cytochrome c biogenesis protein CcsA; translation: MNRYFAIILGFIFAAAAYGESSTPAELKGFDWNLAGQIAVQANGRIKPLDSFARETVSAICGKASYEGQHPVETYFRWMSDGDYWHGQPLLYLPKGKLRSELKLEDHTGSRFSFAEMQDARELMTLAMAGEDARAAGGKASFVQTKAAEFLDHMNVLSGVFTHEAPLFVPAAASADGENTWRSMPGVVAMFSDSALLDSNSKTVSDTLQTLTLAWAGLYNSVRENRGDIFNISARMFAEVQQKMLPQPVVFSKLAWEYWYNRLKPFWWARLLLALGFAGFLFSLRQGYERFKTAGLMGLAAGFVLYTAGMAMRAYVSGRAPWTNMYESLLAIGWAVVLISMLYELAKRERIFGMVGGILGAVILTIAQAAALDRGINVLVPALQSYWLNYHVIITLSGYACFAIAMGIGHGVLISGVRSKGEVTPSLSKLTKANLRIIQVGTLLLVTGILLGAVWANVSWGRFWGWDPKETWALICWFVYIALLHGRSAGWLGWRGLAAYSVGAFPIVIMTYYGVNYYLSGLHSYGAGTAPGVPWQILAYMVVEGAFLFWALGQLRGKVPVRAKKTRPVVADEVTGLNTKSTEVSS
- the dxs gene encoding 1-deoxy-D-xylulose-5-phosphate synthase, giving the protein MNPTKPVPSDSTVLLPVLPRVLCPADLRSLSMEELELLCTELRKELWDTITAVGGHLAASLGVVELTVALHSVYNTPVDKLVWDVGHQGYIHKILTGRRERLNTIRQHHGLSGFLKPGESEYDTFGAGHASTSISAAYGMAVARDMKGEDHSVVAIIGDGGITGGLAYEALNNAGCSGRDITVVLNDNGMSISPNVGSVKYFLAKMETNPRLSKLKDELWLMMGNAPIGSSAMRRLAHKAERALKQAVAPGMLFEEFGFQYFGPFDGHNLRELVEIFSNVKTAHKHPAIVHVLTTKGKGYEVAEADPVKYHGVKGIPVPVKVEPKPAPSVQAPTLPYTDVFGEAMIQETERRSDVVVITAAMKEGTGLVKYSAAFPDHFFDVGIAEGHAVTFAAGMAASGMKPVAAIYSTFLQRAYDHILHDCAIQNLPVLFCLDRAGLVGEDGPTHHGCFDLSYLSSIPGMVVSAPRSGQELRNLIRTGLEYKDGPFAVRYPRDKAPDVIDWTSEPDVLPIGKWEVLREGRKLAVLAVGTMVETARRAIASEEMAVTLVNCRFVKPMDEEMLRTIMASHEQILTIEEGTVIGGFGSSVALYMQEHGCTNGFAALHLPDEFVEHGARDTLLETCGLTDRQLAEAIGTLLRGEPLVNTAAILAATARKMHGGGTK
- a CDS encoding 4-hydroxy-3-methylbut-2-enyl diphosphate reductase, producing MKVLIDPRAGFCGGVRRVVKMAEQQIAETGEPLVSLGDVIHNEVEIGRLKELGLSGTSHDVLEGSSNGTKKLLIRAHGEPPETYDKAQKLGIEIIDGTCPVVTRSQTIARTHYLAGEQVVIVGKPHHPETIGIIGHCDHQAQVVYAKSDVEQLDPSRKTFVLAQTTVARPWFQERIDWIKERCASVEVQVENTLCRFVVGRDRDLEKFAAEVNVLIMVGGTKSSNTKVLYDVCRKVNPRSYLVVTEAEIDVGWFRSEDVIGVTGSASTPHWLLEHVRDFIAEKTGALLG
- the lipA gene encoding lipoyl synthase, with the protein product MAIVERDSVPQTERNDHTETAPRKPEWLKVRMSSDASYHEVRTLMEGSQLNTVCEEARCPNRGECWSRGTATIMIMGDTCTRSCGFCNVKTGRPLPLDPGEPRRVAEAIRTLKLKYAVITSVDRDELADGGAGHFAETIRVVHELNPQCKVEVLTPDFKGSESSLKLVCEAKPEVFAHNMETVSRLHVTVRPQAKYWRSLQVLGRARKLGMTVKSGIMVGLGETKDEVVQVMRDVADAGGELFTIGQYLQPSPKHLPVLEFIHPDVYLEYKHLGESVGLRHVQAGAMVRSSYRAETQQAILRSSNL
- the erpA gene encoding iron-sulfur cluster insertion protein ErpA, whose translation is MITLTATATAKVREIMTKESKSDWKLRMGVRGGGCSGMKYVLGFDSESREEDQEFTQDGITLVCDTRSYLYLNGTEIDFEDGLNGSGFVFRNPNAAKSCGCGQSFSG